The following proteins come from a genomic window of Macaca fascicularis isolate 582-1 chromosome 8, T2T-MFA8v1.1:
- the SFRP1 gene encoding secreted frizzled-related protein 1 isoform X2, producing the protein MGSGRSAGGCRGAALGVLLALGAALLAVGLASEYDYVSFQSDIGPYQSGRFYTKPPQCVDIPADLRLCHNVGYKKMVLPNLLEHETMAEVKQQASSWVPLLNKNCHAGTQVFLCSLFAPVCLDRPIYPCRWLCEAVRDSCEPVMQFFGFYWPEMLKCDKFPEGDVCIAMTPPNATEASKPQGIAQRPSRPRCTAGLAQERWICASASQGLAVVSGANLPGIQLRLFHT; encoded by the exons ATGGGCAGCGGGCGCAGCGCGGGGGGCTGCCGGGGGGCAGCCCTGGGAGTGCTGCTGGCGCTGGGCGCCGCGCTCCTGGCAGTGGGCTTGGCCAGCGAGTACGACTACGTGAGCTTCCAGTCGGACATCGGCCCGTACCAGAGCGGGCGCTTCTACACCAAGCCGCCGCAGTGCGTGGACATCCCTGCGGATCTGCGGCTGTGCCACAACGTAGGCTACAAGAAGATGGTGCTGCCCAACCTGCTGGAGCACGAGACCATGGCGGAGGTGAAGCAGCAGGCCAGCAGCTGGGTGCCCCTGCTCAACAAGAATTGCCACGCCGGCACCCAGGTCTTCCTCTGCTCGCTGTTCGCGCCCGTCTGCCTGGATCGGCCCATCTACCCGTGCCGCTGGCTCTGCGAGGCCGTGCGCGACTCGTGCGAGCCGGTCATGCAGTTCTTCGGCTTCTACTGGCCCGAGATGCTCAAGTGTGACAAGTTCCCCGAAGGGGACGTCTGCATCGCCATGACGCCGCCCAATGCCACCGAAGCCTCCAAGCCCCAAG GTATCGCTCAGCGCCCCTCGCGACCCAGGTGCACGGCGGGGCTGGCCCAGGAGCGGTGGATCTGTGCCTCGGCCTCGCAGGGACTCGCTGTGGTCTCCGGAGCCAATCTTCCTGGGATCCAGCTTCGCCTTTTCCATACCTGA